A window from Leptospira wolffii serovar Khorat str. Khorat-H2 encodes these proteins:
- a CDS encoding LIC_12238 family plasminogen-binding lipoprotein: protein MKVSSLRILPWVFPILLVSCLGMTGEFGWSLVDETKLGPLEKKFPSASEFTLTREKLVFPTDKTLVYLYKFSRTPNPEAEIYVSLSRFQVGFNEIEVKRKRPDLSNSTITGNFGTLPEGKYLLKVSYEGDVIDNVEFRIIEPKGIELEGEEKDDGADDIEKYTKGKNRGQ from the coding sequence ATGAAGGTCTCTTCTCTCCGTATTCTGCCTTGGGTTTTCCCGATCTTACTAGTCTCCTGCCTGGGTATGACCGGTGAGTTCGGCTGGTCCCTAGTCGACGAAACCAAGTTAGGCCCTCTGGAAAAGAAGTTTCCTTCCGCAAGCGAATTCACTCTTACCAGGGAGAAGCTGGTTTTTCCGACGGATAAGACTCTAGTATACTTGTATAAATTCTCCCGAACTCCGAATCCGGAAGCGGAGATTTACGTAAGCCTAAGCAGATTCCAAGTAGGCTTCAACGAGATCGAGGTAAAAAGAAAACGGCCGGATCTGTCCAATTCCACCATCACGGGTAATTTCGGAACCTTACCGGAAGGAAAATATCTATTAAAGGTTTCTTACGAAGGGGATGTGATAGATAATGTGGAGTTCCGGATCATAGAACCGAAAGGGATCGAGTTAGAGGGAGAAGAAAAGGACGACGGGGCCGACGATATAGAAAAATACACCAAAGGTAAAAACAGGGGTCAGTAA